GTGGTGAGGTTGTCGATTGCACAGGTATTAACAGTCATGCAACAGAAGCAGAAGGCTGCTCTTAGGGAAGTCTATAAGAACAAGAAACTCATGCCACTTGATTTGCGTCCCAAGAAGACCAGAGCCATCAGGAGGCGTCTTACTAAGCACCAGGTCTTCTTCTACTTAATTTTACTTTCCAGTATTTATTAACAAGAAACTTAAGTCACACGTATAGTCTTTATGTTTAGTATTCTGAATTTTATTTGAATTTTTGTGAATCTTATTTTTGTGCATTATGAACTATGTGATGTTTATGTTTACAATATGTGAAGAATCTTATTTATATAATTGGTGAATTTGCATATATTGTAAATGAATTTTGGAGGTTTGTAGAGTTTGTGGGCTAATGTAGTTTGCAGTGGAGCTTgaatatacatacatatatataagatatatggCGGTGTTTTCTTTTATAATGCCGTTAAATTGAACACTCTGTAAGTTTATTTTATTGATGTTATACAATAAACTAAAGTTGTGATATTGACATGGAGTGGTACTGGTTGGTGTTCTCTGAGCATTTCTTTGTAATTGCTTGAAACAGATTTGCTCATCTGCACCCCTTTAAGAAAATATGTTGTAGCTTCTGAATAGGTACTAACATATTTCTCTTTAAACTGACTAACAGCATGGTCACATACAACTACAGTTTACAGTTTTCACATCGGATGACTGCTGTATTTATAAATCGAATTTTGGTGATCATGTTTATGTTCCTACCAGTTTTAATATAAATAACTCCCTCTGTCCCTTCCTAGACAtcttttttgaaaaaaaatgcaTATCAAGAGAATGTTAGTTGGATAATTGGTTTCCTTGTCTACCcttgataaaaaaaaaattatttaagtATAAGGGTAATTTTGGAAAAAAACTGCAAAAAAATCACCTTAAAAGAAGAGAACAAGTATTTAGGGGCAATTTCTTTTTCTATGAGAGACAACTAAAAGGGGACAGGGAGTAGTGGATAAAATATTGATTGACAGGTGCTTGTAAAAATTGGAGTTATGATGCCAATAAGTAATTTCTGAAGCTTTCTGAAGCTCGACTCTTTTTTCTTGTAGGCATCGTTGAAGACTGAGCGAGAGAAGAAAAAGGAAAAGTACTTTCCCATGAGAAAATATGCC
The sequence above is drawn from the Apium graveolens cultivar Ventura chromosome 2, ASM990537v1, whole genome shotgun sequence genome and encodes:
- the LOC141707091 gene encoding large ribosomal subunit protein uL29z, producing MARIKVHELRTKSKADLLTQLQELKAELSLLRVAKVTGGAPNKLSKIKVVRLSIAQVLTVMQQKQKAALREVYKNKKLMPLDLRPKKTRAIRRRLTKHQASLKTEREKKKEKYFPMRKYAIKV